The genomic region ctGGCATTTTCCACATAAGTGATTACTAGAACCCCTAAACTGAGCCTGGTGCTCTCCTGAAAGCCTAGTTCCTGAAGTCTGGAAGCCAGCCTTCCCTGAGAAAGGGCTTCTTACCCAAGGTGCAGGAAAAAGCTTCAGGCGGACTTCATTTTTTCCACATCTTGTGGCTTGGCTGACTCAGCCTCTGCCTTTCCCTGAGTCACGAGTTTTTCCTCTTATTTGGAGGAGTCGGCCCTCCACCCGGTCTTCTCCACCCACAGCCCGTCCCTGGTGAGAAGCAGTAGACAGCCAGAGGATCGGAGTCCATGCTGCCTCCTGGGGTTTCCCCCCAGTTCTGTAGAATGTCAGCACTGGAAAGAAGGGGCCCTGGACCAGCAGTAAGAAAGGCTAATTGGGCTCTCCTGACTCCAGAACCAACAGCTGTGCATATTATCTCTGGTTTTCCAGAATCATGTAAGGGCCTCTCTTTCCTGGATACTTGCTCTGTGCCAAGCACACAGTCAGATGCCAGAGACCTGTTCACAGGGCTTTCCAGCTCCATTCCTACAGCCACCCCACCCTAGGCAGGGCCCACCTTCCTGGAGAAGCTCCCCCCAGTTAGGGAGGTGGTAGATCTAGCACTGAGGAAGTCACCAACATGGCCTTGAAAACTAACCTCCAGgtccccccatccctgccccctgGGTGACAAGCATGTGTACACTTGGCATGGCATTTCCTAGTGTCTCAATGTCCCAAATGACCTTCCTGGTTCTCACTCAGTTTCTGGGATCTTGGGGCCTTGTCTCTCCCTCCTCTGTCCGGTGCAGAGGCTTAACTTTACCACCAGAAGTCATAAACTCAAATGTTATTCAATTGCAGGTACATAAGCGGGTAAAGTGGGGTGAGAGGGAAGCCATGGAGAATGGTGGGGACAGAGGTGAGTGGGAGAACACGTGCCCCATTTAAAGGGGGCAGCCCTGAGTGGAGAGAGGGGACCAGGTCTTTCAAATCCTGATTTAAGAGGAGCTGAAAATCCTGATATTTCTGTGTAATCTCTCAAGATGAAGTGCTGGCAATACATTTTATAAGTGTTTACATACTTTTGTGAGGCTGTGGCTTCAGTTGGGTGAGGGTAATAGCTGGGAAGGTGGTGGAGTTGGGGATGCTGCGGTGGGGTATGTGGACTCTCCAAGGTCACAGGTGGTGGCCCTCTCACTTGCCCATCCATCGCCTccactcctcctctctccctgttcTCTCCTCCCTTACTCCAACCCCTTCCCCTGTGGGAATGTGCCCATGTCCTGGCCCCACTCCACTCTGGCTGGGAAAGGCAGATCCCCAGCACTGGGCCCCACCTCACAGCCTCTGCCCACACCACCCAGGAGAGCAGGTCACCCTCCTACTCAGCTCATGCCTCCCAGCAccagccctccaggccccagcCCTGGGCAGAGTCTGAGGTCTGGACCCAGGTGCTTCCTCCTGCGTTGGTCCTGGCCCAGCGTGCACTGCCCTGGCCTGAGCCAGCCCCTCTTCTCAGTTACTGGGCTCTGCCCTATTTGGCAAGGCAAACTCATCCGTGCCACAGACATTTACTAAAGGCTGAACTCCACTCTCAGCACTGGAGAAAGGGAGGAATGAACAAGATGGGTACAGTCGAGCCCACAGGGCTCACAATCTAGGTGGGGCAGACAAGCCATGAACATGTAAACAAGCCATCTAATTGGATGACTTCAGGTTGAGAGATGTGGTttacaaaataacaaaatgggAGTGAGGCAGATGAGGGTGACCTCAGAGATCAGGGAagcctctgaggaggtgacagttTGAGTTGGATCTCAATCCCAAAAATGCAGCCATGAGATCTGGCGGCAAAAGGgaagtgcaaaggcccagaggtgaGAACAACCTTGGGGTTTTGAGGAACAGGAAGAAGAAGCTAGTGTGAAATAAAATGTTGAGAGGAGGCCAGAAGGAGGTTAAGACAACCCTCCAGGAGTGATGACTCTGACGCTTGGACTTTCATTTCAGCTCAGTGTtgcggggtgggtgggggagggtggagaaAGAGGACAAAACCGGTTGATAATGTTGGAGCTAGGTGATGGATACATGGAGTCCATTAGTCTCTTTCCTTcagtgtatatttgaaagtttccaCTATACaagtttaaagtataaaatataaaatgctgaaGAATTTTAATATTATGATTATCAATCTCTCAATTGCTGAGACAGGACTATACCAGCCAGCAGCAGGGAGTCCCACCAGCGACGGCGGAAGGCACAGTAATGCCACCGCCTCCCTCCCCAACACCTTCCCTGGCCCAAAGGCCCCAGTTGGGTGAGTTCGAAGTCTCCTGGGGGCCGGAGTGCGGAGCGCGGTGGCGGAAAGGGAGACTGAGGGGCTTAAGTCTGGGTTGCCAGTCCCGGGAGAGAGCGACAAGGAAACCCCACGCCCGCACCGCCTAAAGCGCCAACCCACTCAAACGCACCCGAAGTCTGGCCGCTCGGCACGCGCACATTTCTCTGGAACTCCGACTCCGAGAGTTGGCGTCCAGGCTCCGCCCCCGCCTCGCGCCCAGGCTCCGATAGGCGGAGCCGCCGGGGCGGGGGGCGTGTCGAGGAGAGTTGGAAGGCTGGGGCTTGGGCGGAGGGGGTTGGCCCCCTCCGGCAAGCGGAACGCGGCAGCCGAGTGCGATCTGTCTGGCCGGCTGCCTGGTGGGGCGCGAGACGCCAGGGGCCCCGGCTGCGGAGGTAAGGGTCACCAGCCAGGCCGGGGCGCCCGGAGCAAGCGGGCTTTCGGCCGACTGCCTCCCAGCTCCCCCGGGCTCCTTGTCTAGGTGGCCCCTGGACTCGGGCGGGGCGGTCGCGCGCCCGGTGCCATCTCGGATTCTGGCCCCGAGCAAAGGCACGGACCAAGGCGCTTATTGCTGGCTGGTGGGGCTGGAGGCTGGGCGGGGGCTGCCAGGAGCTCCAAGAACAGAGGGGTGAAAACGGGTAAGGGGGTCTCCGACGTCGAGGCAGGGTGCCCGGGGGATGCAAGAAGTGAGAGCAGAAACGGTCTGGAGACGCCTGTGGGCGTTGAGGCCCGGGGCAGCAAGTATCTCAGCGCTCCTGCTGTCTGGGGAGAGTTCGGGGATTCCTGACTCACGCCATCGTGGGGGCGGCCACTCTTGGTCCCAGTCTGCAGGGTATGGAGCAGTGGGCAGGGATAGTTTGGCCCAGGGAAGCGGGGAGGAGAGGCAGGGTGGTAGCGCTTTCCGGGTGGCCTGGGTGCTCGCTGGCCCTTGAAGCATCTGAGTTTGTGACTTTCGGTGGGAGTTGTCAAAGGAAACAAGGCCAGGCTTAATCTCCAATTTCACAGAGGAAGTACTGAGGCTGACCCAGAGAGAGGTGGCAATTCCTTCCCAGCCTGGAATCACCCGgaatctccttccctttctctctccctgaacACTTTTAAGAGCTGTGCAGGGGAGAGTTGTCATCCAGCCACTTTTTCAGATGGGAAAGTGGATGCCCTGAGTCACTTTGTAACTTGATCAGGGATATATTCGTTTGGAATTTGAACAGCATTGTTATCTCACCACCAGGGAGGTCAGAAgccagggaagaggggaggatgaTTGCTGGCGAATTTCCACTTAATGTTGGCATGTTCCTGGGCATGCAATTTCCACTGGGGTTGTCTCTGActtcagtctgtgtccctgcacacatCAGCCTCCCAGGGCTGCCAGGATGGGCAATTGAGGCAGCCCAGCTGAGCTAAGGGACTTGTGCAACCAAGCCCACTACAAGGAAGGAAGGGGCTGGGCAGCTCAGCCAAGCTAATGGACCTGCCCAGGCCACCCCTTGACCTGGGTGGAGAGGGTTGGGGGTTGGAGATCAGGCATTTGGAGAGGGGCCCTGCCCTCTGAACTTGAGGATTTCGGATTCTGTCTTCAGCAGCTCATGGTTGTCTTGGAGCTGGGACTTTGGGCAGTGACTTTGATGATGGAGGTGGCACCTTCCCCAGTGGGGCTTTTGTGAAGAATCAGCATGATAATACTTGCAGTGTGCTTACCGTTGTGTCTGGTGAGCTGTAAGCTCTCAGTTAATGGCACCCCTGGTTTATTTTCCGTATTACTATTCTTTTTATGGAGGAGGGCTTTCCAGGAAGCATAGAACTGGACAAGCCTAAGGGGTGGCCCCTCTGGAAGGAAAGGACACTTGGATTGTACTTGGAGAAAAACTCAGATCCTCATCTTGGCCTGTGGACCTGCAAGACTGGCTTCTACAGCACCTTTAACCTTACTTGTTACACCTCCTGCCTCCATAGTCATGTCATTGAGCTGTTCCCTCAGGCCTTTGCATGGCTAAAATCCTTCACATTCAGGCTGGTGCAGGGTCACCTCCTCACCAGGCCTTTCCTGACCACCACCCTCACCCTAGCCTTGCTCAGCACATCAGCCCTTTTCTTTGTGGCACTCACAATCAGAAATCACCTTGTTGATTTATTGATACTTTCTAGTCTGGCTGTCGCCCCAGGCTGTCTGATACTGAAAGGTCTGGTCCCTAGGTCCCGGCTGTAACCTGGTGCCTAGTCCTGCCTAGTAGAGCTgtgccaggcacatagtaggaCTTTAGTCAATATTTAGAAGGTAAAGTCAGGTAGGCATGAAGACAATGTGGTCCGGGTTGGGACTGGAGGGAATGAGGGTCAGGTGATACATCAGCCCTGCCCTAATCTGGGGAAGCCAAGGGATAGTCCAAAGGGCCAACACCCTGACTCCCTCTGTGACCTTGGCCAGGTAACTCCCTCTCTGATAAGCAATGTTCCCAACTGTAACTCTTAATGGAAGGATGGACCTGAGTGCCCCTCCCAGGTCCTACTATACAGGGTTCCCAGATTGGGGCCCCAGACAGCTCTTCGAATCTCAAAATCTGTGTCCAAGTGGAGGAGACTAGCTCCATCAGGACATGGCCCCATGTCAGGTGCGTCCCTGGAGCAGGCACATTATGCATTTGACAGTATGTGGTGGTATAGATCAGGGGTCTGCAGACTTTTTCTGTGAAGGGCCAAATGATAAATATTCTAGGTTTTGCAGGCCAATCTCTGTTGCATGTGGGTATGTTCCAATAAATTGTTTTTAGAAAAGCTGGCAGTGGTTTGGACCTCGTGTAGATTTGCTACCTCTGGTGTAGATCATGTGTGACACCTCAACTGTCAGGCATAGAACCCTGGCCACCCAGTGACACTTGGAGCATGGCTTACTCACTGAGAGAGCCGTTGGCCTAATTCAGATGGTGGGATCACTGGTGTTCAGGAAGGCCAGCCCTGGAGCCTGCCCCACTTCAAAAACATGCAAGAAAGAGCTGGCCTGTTTACTTCTTTGCTCCCAGACACTGGCCCTTCATGAGTGTCCACCTTCTGTCAGCACTTGGGGTACCACACAGGGGTCAGCACAGGTTGTCCTGAGGCAGGCAGCCACAAAAGGAATGGGCACAGGCTCAGCTCTCCCTCCGCCCTGTGCTAAGGGAGGGCAGTTCACTTCtttagtgagaaaaataaaaagaggatttCTCATctgctgggaggggtgggggatggggaggtggggttGCTGCCACATTTACCAAGAAAATCTCCTGGGgttttccctgggggtccagtggctaagactccacacttccccGGCAGGGGGGTGCAGGTTGGAAATAAGCTGTTGacatggccaagaaaaaaaatctccaggCCATGTTAAACCAGGTGTGAAGTGAAGTTCTGGTTGTGGTGGCAGCTGTGGTGGGCGGATGTCAGGGAGCTCCCCAGGAGGATGCCGTCTGCTGGCCCCTGCTGGCCTCACCCCAGCTGCTACTTGCTGAAGGCCCCCGGAGGAGGAGACACGAAAGCCTTCCCACTACCCCGTCAGTATGTGGACTCAGCTCAGAGACCAGACCCCTTTCATGGTCACCAGGTACTCCCCATTCTTCCTGGGCCATGTTTTGCTGCCAACAGCTGAACGTGGTCTACCAGGGCCTGGAGGGGGTCTGTAAACCACTGACGAGGGACCCAGCAGCGTGGGGCATCCTGGGGCCTCCTACAAGGGACAGGGAGACAGTGTTACAGGCCCTCCCCTGCCCAAAGCTCTCCCCTTCATGGGCGCTGCCCCTCACTTCCTCCATGCTGCCCACCTGGGTAACATCTAGTCAGAGGTGGATTCTGGGCAAGTGTGCCTCCAGAGCTCACCCAACCCCACCAGGCCAGGGttgcagggaggtggggggaagggggggGACGCCTGCTCTTCTCTCCATAAAAAGTCCATCTGCCTCGGTGCTGCGTGTTAGGCCTCGGTGTATGGCTACAAGATTGGGGTTTCACCCACTTCTGCTAGCTGGCGACCCCCAGGAGTTTTGGAGGGAACAAGTGGTGTTCCATCCTGAGATGTTCATCCTAGCATGTCCTGCAGCCTGGGCCCTGCTGCTGTGTGCTCAGGGGAGGCCCAGGCAGGTCACCTACTGCGAGGCCAGTAGAGCTTACAGCTGTTGACCCAGACATTATActgtaattcttttctttttgaagaccTTATatttagaaagagagaaagaaaaagctcaTGTTCCCACTTCCCAGAATTGATTGCTACTGGGACTTTATCACATAtgctgctgcctttttttttttttttaatgaaagaaataaaatattgtagaTAAAGCTGAAATCTTTGATCCAACATGCCTAATGATATTCAGATGTCCTCCCCCAGGCCATTTTTCTCCTGATCTTGctttgtgtccatctctttttgtaaaccatcttaaccatttttaagcttACAGTTCAGGAGTATTACGTATATTCCTATTGGTGTGAAATATCTCCAGAATTCtttccatcttgcaaaactgaaactctaaacGCATTAAATAACAACTCTCCTCTCCCTctcacccctcctcccctgctcttcctccttctccacccCTGGCCCCGGTAACCACCTtgctactttctgtttctatgagtttgactactaTAGATATATCATATTAGTGGAATCAtgcggtatttgtctttttgtgactagcttattttagttggcataatgtcttcaagatccatccatattgtagcaagtgacaggatttctttttaaggctgaataatattccattgcgtgtccataccacattttgtttatccattcatccatcaagggacacttgggttgcttccactgcttgactgttgtgaataatgctgctatgatcaTGGGTGTGCAAATGCCATTTGGagatcctgctttcaattctttggataaataatCAGAAgtggattgctgaatcatatggtagttctatttttaatttttagaggggcctccatacttttttccccagtgactgcaccaatttacattcccacccacagtgcatGAAAGGTTCCAACTTTTCCACATTCCCCTGCCAACActtatttcctgtttttgtttttttttttttttttggtagcagcCATCCTCATGGGTGCAAGGCTCCATCCTGTCCACTTTTATTTACAGATATAGTTTGTGAACACTTCTTAAATGCATAATTTCTGCATACACAGGGTCAGATCGTTCTGCAGGGTGCTTTTTCCACTCAGCATTTGGTGTCTATTGTCGCTCCATGTTGACCCACGTGGATTGGGTGCTGACAGTAGCCCATTGTGTGAATGCACCCAGCTCACCCTTTGTTCTGCCCTTTCCCCTCTGCCAAGAATCTCTGTTGTCGCTGCCACGGGTCCCAAAGTCACTGCTGTTGGTGCCTctccctctgctctgctctgAGCTTCTCCAACGGAACCCTCATCTAGCCTGTCCCAGGGGTCTTGGGGGTGGCCTCTGGAATGTTGCCAGACTGTCCACAACAGGGACGTGGTGACTGGTCCTAATAGAATGGCCCAGGGCTGTCACTGATAATCAGCTGGGTTTGCAACATGCAGCCCAGTTCAGTAGCCTAAAAATAGTGGTTCTTACATCAGGTGGTGTGGACAGCACTTCTCAGGACAGCTTGTGGTCTGACAGCAGCAAGCGATACGCACCGCGGGGCTGAGCACCCGTGTTGTGTAATGCATCCAGCCCCCACACTGGCCCCACTTCAGCCTCCCACAGGTGGCCAGACTTACGGAACTGCAGTGTGGTGACCTAGAAACTCTGTGAGTGTGATCGGTTTGGTCAGGGGTGTGCTCTCTGCTTGTATGCACGTGGTggtggcggcggtggcggcggctgtGGGGTCTGCtctcttctgcttcctcttcAGAGACAGGAGGCGGTGGCTCATTCCTCCCACAGTGGGCCTGAGAGAActttggttcattcattcactagcCGCTCAggaagcacctactgtgtgcttagCACTGTTCCAGGTACTGGGGATACAGTGAATAAGAAAAGAATCCTGATGGAATTTAGAAGTGGGTGAGGGAAATAGGAAGCATGCAAGCAAATGATGGATAGACAAGAAAATATCAGGTCCTGATAAATCCtgtgaagaaaaagcaaaatagggTAACATCCTACAgaaggggttggcaaactttctCTGTAAAGACAGTAAATTTTAGGTTCTATGACCATGTGGTCTCTATCACAGCTCTCAGTTCTGTTGTTGCAGCAGGAAAGCGGCACAGACCACTGTAAATGAATGACATGGCtctgttccaataaagctttattcacAAAACCAGGCTGTGGGCCAGATTTGACCCTCAGGCCATGATCTGCCAACCCTTTCCTGGGTTGCGGGAGATGTTGCCTGAGTTGGGGTTGTCAGAGAGACTCTTTCAGAAAGGGAGATAGCCTTGCTGGAGGTGTGTGGTGAGAAGTGGGGCAACTAGGACCAAGTGGAAGCGAGAAAAATGATGGAGCTTGCTCATTGGTTGAATGATGGGAGTACAGGAAAGAGGAGATTCAAGGATGAGTCCTAGATTTCGGGCTTCCACAACTAGGTGAATGGTGGTTTGTTTCtgaaaagaagaggagctggTGGGAGGGCACGGGGGCAGCTCAGGGGAGAGCTGGGACTACAGGCTTGACCTGGGTCAGCAGTGTTTGGGTGTCTTCAACGCTGTGAGTCTGGTGAGTCAAAGGGACAGAGCAGAGGAGGCCCAGGTGAGATCTGGGGCTACCACGTGGAGTGCTTGGCAGAGGAGGATAGAGGCCTCTTGCTCCTTGCGGGAGGGCTCTGGGCAGTGTGGTCTCCAGCGGTGCAGGCTCTGGGCTGCCTGATTCCTAACAGAGCCTCGGTTTCCTTCTGTCAATGGTAATTCTAAGAGCTAGGGTTGGTGTGAGGACAAGTTGAGACAGTCATGATTGACATGGAAGCACTCTGCAGTGGTGCCTGGGATGCTGGTGTTGGTGTTTATCAGAACAGGAGCCTGCTCTTATTCACTGCATCCCCAGTGCTGGAACGGTGCTAAGCACACAGTAGTTGCTTCCTGAGTGGCTCGTGAATGGGTCCACAGGCTGAGTGAGTGGGTTGCAGGGTCTGTGATGCGTTGGCTTGGTAGATAGGGGAGCCAGTGACCTTTGGGTTTGCAGCATTCCATTGTCTGGCATTCCCCAGCTGGTACAGGCTCCTCCTTCTGCCTGGGACAGGCCCAAAGCACTGGGTACTTAGTGCTCCCGTGAGCCCCTGATGGGAGTTGGCGCTCAGTGCCCTTGTCCCTTGGGCGGTGGATGGTGTTGAGGCTTGTTCTACCCTGTCTTCCAAGGCTCCCCAAGGGTTGAGCCTCCACCCCTCCGCCCTCACTCAGTCACACATCTTTATTACTGCTTTCCCATCCTGGACTGGCTTCCACACACCCCTCACCTCCCAGGAACTCCATGTCTAAGGGGTGGCTCTGGAGCAGCCAGTTTCCTTGGTTGAGTGGCACATCTGGGCCTCCTGGGTTGCATAGGGGGTAATTAGTGGGTTGTCTGACCTATGGGTTGGGGaactgggggttgggggtggtctTGACCCCAAGCTATGTCAGAGCAAGCTGACACCTCCTCTGCCGCTCCTCCCACAGCCGAGTGGCCCAAGATGGTGGACCACCTGGCAAACACGGAGATCAACAGCCAGCGCATCGCAGCTGTCGAGAGCTGCTTCGGGGCATCGGGGCAGCCACTGGCCCTGCCGGGCCGAGTGCTGCTGGGTGAGGGCGTACTGACCAAGGAGTGCCGCAAGAAGGCCAAACCGCGCATCTTCTTCCTCTTCAACGACATCCTGGTGTACGGCAGCATCGTGCTGAACAAGCGCAAGTACCGCAGCCAGCACATCATTCCGCTGGAGGAGGTGACACTGGAGACGCTGCCGGAGACTCTGCAAGCCAAGAACCGCTGGATGATAAAGACGGCCAAGAAGTCCTTCGTGGTGTCGGCTGCCTCCGCCACGGAACGCCAGGAGTGGATCAGCCACATCGAGGAGTGCGTGCGGCGGCAGCTGCTGGCCACGGGCCTGCAGCCCAGCACGGAGCACGCGGCGCCCTGGATCCCCGACAAGGCCACGGACATCTGCATGCGCTGCACGCAGACGCGCTTCTCGGCGCTCACTCGGCGGCACCACTGCCGCAAATGCGGCTTCGTGGTCTGCGCCGAGTGCTCCCGCGAGCGCTTCCTCCTGCCGCGCCTCTCGTCCAAGCCCCTGCGCGTCTGCAGCCTCTGCTTCCGCGAGCTGGCCGCCCAGAAGCGGAAGGAGGACGTGGAGGAGCAGGGCCTCGGGTCCCCCGGGCCGTCGGCCCACCTGGCGGGGGCCGTCTGCGGGGCATCCAGTGGAGACGATGATGACTCAGACGAGGACAGGGAGGGCAGTGGGGATGGGGACTGGCCCAGCCACGTGGAGTTCTATGCCTCGGGCGTGTCCTGGTCATCCTTCCACAGCTGACCCCAGGTCTGCAGCCatgagggagggcttccctggtcacttcGGTCCAAGCAGATGCCTCTACCCAGACCCCTGAGAGGGCAGAGTTCCCCAAGCTGCCCAGACCCCCGAAGGGCCCTCCCAACCCCAGGGGACCCTACCCCATGGGTAGTGGGCACGGCAGAAGTGGCTCCTTTTCTCCGAACCCCCAGTGCCTCTTTTTGGATATTGGCATCCTTCTAGTTCCACTTAAGGTAATTACCTTTTCATTTAGCAAGCCCCAAATACCTAGGCCTCTTGGGTACAAATGTCCTTTCTCAGCCCTTTGAGCTGTAGCTCCAGAATTAGACGATCCCAGGCACCTTTAGGGACAAGAGAGAAGGTAGGACTGGAGTGAGGTCCCTGTTTTCTGAGGCCTTCAACCACCACACCTGGCCCTGCCCCCTTGCAGGGAAGACTGTGGGTCCAGagaggcttccaggaaaccagtaCCTACCCACCCACCCTGCTGATGCCCACCTGTCTGGCTGGGCCTTGTCAGGCCAGGCTTGTGAGCTCACCCAGAGCAAGGCAGGAGACTGCCATGCTGTGGGTGCCTgccagccccagggactgtagtctgaGCTCTCCATGGTCCAGGGCGGCCTGCCCAGGCCTCTGGTCCAGTCTGAGCTCTCTCTAGGTATCTGATGCCTCTCAGTCctgtctttctccctccctctgctgGGGAAAGCAGTGTTTTCTGTTAGGACTCTtattgcaagtgacagaaaccctATCCATATgacttaataataaaaagaaagtttattCACTCATGTGGTTGAAAAGTCCAGGAGTATTCTTAACTTCAGACGCAACTCTGTGATCAAGGAATGAAACCATGCTAGGTGGCCAATTCAACAACTGTCCACCACACTGGGCATTCCTGAGAATGCTGGCAGTTCCAG from Bos javanicus breed banteng chromosome 18, ARS-OSU_banteng_1.0, whole genome shotgun sequence harbors:
- the PLEKHF1 gene encoding pleckstrin homology domain-containing family F member 1; protein product: MVDHLANTEINSQRIAAVESCFGASGQPLALPGRVLLGEGVLTKECRKKAKPRIFFLFNDILVYGSIVLNKRKYRSQHIIPLEEVTLETLPETLQAKNRWMIKTAKKSFVVSAASATERQEWISHIEECVRRQLLATGLQPSTEHAAPWIPDKATDICMRCTQTRFSALTRRHHCRKCGFVVCAECSRERFLLPRLSSKPLRVCSLCFRELAAQKRKEDVEEQGLGSPGPSAHLAGAVCGASSGDDDDSDEDREGSGDGDWPSHVEFYASGVSWSSFHS